Part of the Cryptosporangium arvum DSM 44712 genome, GGGGATCGACAGCAAGGACTACGGGGCGCTCCGGGTACTGGCCCACCGCGAACCGACGTCGCAACTGCAGGTGGCGCAGACGCTCGGCATCGACCGCACCACGATGGTGGCGTTGCTGGACGTGCTCGAACGCAAGGGCATCGTCACGCGCCGACCCGACCCCGCGGACCGACGCAAGAACGTCGTCGAGCTCACCGAACAGGGGTTGCAGACCTACGACGCGGCCCAGGTCGCGTACGAAAAGGCCGAGAGCGGGTTCCTGGCGGGGCTCAGTCCGAGCGCGTCGAGTCAGCTCCGCCGAACGCTGCGAACCCTCGTGGTGAACTGACCCGGCTGGGCCGACCGGATGGCGGGCGGCTCACACCAGCGCGCGGCTCGCTTCGCTGCGGTGATCACGGTGAGCGCCGACCAGGCCGGCCAGCGCCGCGCGGCAACGGTCCGGCCCCTCGACCTGCTGGGCACGGCGTCGCGCGAAGGCCTGAACGAGGGGTGAGTACCGATAGGTCTCGGCACCGACCGCCTGGAGCAGATCAGCGTCCACCAGGTCTTCCAGTGCGGCGTGCGCCTCGGCGCGCGGCAGTCCGGTCATCGCGGTCACGTCGTCCACGCCGCGCACCGGCGTGACGAGGAGGGCGCCCAGGCGGAAGACGGTGGCCACCACCGCATCGAGCCGACCCTCCGCCCGGCGCATCGGCTCGTCGACGATCTTGCAGTCCTCGTGCATGACGACCGGCTCGCGAAAATCCTCGTCCAGCTGCGCCACGATCCGCTCGACCGTCCACATCGGCCTGTCCAGGAGCCGGGCGGCGGCGACGCGCACCGACAGCGGGTGGCCCGAGCAGGCGGCCACCAGCTCGGAAGCCGGGTCCGGCTCGACGGCGATCCGGTGGTGCCCGGCGATCTCGCCCAGCAGGTTCAGCGACTCGTCGTCGCTGAGCGGCCCGAGCCGCAGCCAGGACACCGCGGACAACCGCAGCAGCCGGCGTGTCGCCGTGACGATCACGGCGCAGGCCGGCAACAGCGGCTCGACTTGAGCACTGCTGTCGGCATCGTCGAGAACCACCAGCATCCGGCGGCCGGACGCGATCGTGCGCCACAGGGCGGAGCGCTCGGCCACCGTGTCCGGCACGGAGACGCCCGGCCGCACGGTGCGGAGCAGTGATCCGAGCGCCTCGTGGACGCCCATCGGTCGTCCGGTGCGAGCACCCAGGTCCAGGTGCACCCGGCCGTCCGGGAAGTGCTCGGCGAACAGGTGAGCCACGTGTACGGCCAGGGTCGACTTGCCCGAGCCCCCGAGACCGGTGATGCCGGCCAGCGCTGCGCCGTCCCGGGTGAGGATGTGGCGCAGCCGGTCGACCTCGGCTCGACGGCCGGTGAAGTCCTGGATGTCGGGGGGCGTCTGGTCGGGCCGGACGGACCGCGGCTCGTCCGGCCCGGTCGGCGGAACGACCACCTCGTCACCCCGCAGCAACCGCTGGTGCAGCCGCTGGAGCTCCGGACCGGGCTCGATGCCGAGCTCCTGGTGCAGGCGGGTCCGCAACCGCCGGAACGCCTCGAGCGCCTCCACGGTCCGGCCGCTGCGATGCAGAGCGGTCATCCACAGCTCGGTGAGACGTGCATCCATCGGCCGTTCGGCGACCGCCGCACCCAGATCTGCGCAGATCGCCTCGTGTCGACCGAGCGCCAGCTCGGCGTCGAACCACTGCTCACGGGCCGTGCGGTAGGACTCTTCCAAGCGGGTGCGCTGGGCGGCGGCGAATTCAGCGTGCACGCCGCCGAGGGCCGGCCCGGCCCACAGGTCCAACGCTCGACGCAGGGCCGCCGCGGTCTCCGTCATGTCGCCGGATCGCCGGGCGACGCGCGCCCGGCGTACCAGAAGATCGAACTCGTCCGCGTCGACCTCGGCTCGGTGCCGCACGAGGGAGTAGCCACTCGCTGATCGCCGGAGCTCCGCTTCCGCAGCGGGAAGGACCTGCCGTAACCGGGCGGCGTAGGTGCGCACGGTGCTGTGCGCCGACGGCGGCGGCTCTGCACCCCACAGAGCGTCGACCACGTCCTCGATGGGCACGGGCGTGTTCCGCAGGAGCAGCAGGCTCAACAGTCCGCGCTGCTGAGGCGAACCGAGGGTGAGGTCGCCGGCGTCCGTGACCGCCCGAACCGGGCCGAGCAGAGTGAAACGCACCATTTGATAGTCCCGAACGACGGTGAATTCTCCAACTGCATGCGGCGTGACGTGCGTGACGCTTCGGGTATGCGCCGCGTCAACGTTTCGTCGGCGCCGGGGGAGGACGCTCGATTTCACGACCTTGATGAAGGAGCCGGCATGGATTCACTGATCGGGAAGGTTGCCGTCGTCACGGGTGCGACCAGCGGAATCGGGGTGGATGTGGCGCGCGCGTTCGTGGCCGAAGGGGCGAACGTCGTCCTGGCCGGACGCCGCCGGGAGTTGGGCGAGGCGCTGGCCGGGGAACTCGGACCGGCGGCGTCTTTCACGGCGACCGACGTGTCGGACGAAGGTGCCGTCGCCGCGCTCCTGGACCTCACCGTCGAACGGCACGGGCGTCTGGATGTTCTCGTCAACAACGCCGGGTCGCCGTCACAGTTGGGCAGCATCGAAGACGTGGACGCCGCGGCGTTCCGCGCCGCCCACGAGGTCAACCTCATGGGTGCGCTGTACGGGATCAAGCACGCCACCGGGCATCTGCGCAGGCAGGGGAGCGGCGGCAGCATCATCAACATGGCCAGCATCACGGGGACGCGGGCCGTCTACGCCGGTGTCGCCTACTCGACCTCGAAGGCCGCGCTCATCAGCCTCTCGCAATGGGCAGCCGCCGAGTTGGGCAGCTACGGGATCCGGGTCAACTGCATCTCGCCGGGCTTCGTCACGACGGGACGCTTCGGCAAGGCCGCCGGCGTCGCCGAGGAGACGGCGCAGGCCCGCCTCTCGGCGCTCGAGGCGTACGCACGTGAGCAGGCCCGCTCCCTGCAGGCCCTGCCTCGGCCCGGTTTCGGCCCGGACGTTGCCGGAGCGGCCGTCTATCTCGCCGGCGATGCGAGTGCCTACGTGACGGGTCACGACCTGGTGGTCGACGGCGGCCTGTCCCTCGGGCAGCCGCTCGAGGCCATGGTGCGGCTCCGCGACGCGATGGCCGCCATCTATCTCAGCTGACGCCGCAGAACGGAGACGTCTCGTGTCAGTCTTCACCACCCCTGAC contains:
- a CDS encoding MarR family winged helix-turn-helix transcriptional regulator, which encodes MATPSSTSADPHEVLGYLLKHATQKLMALTDAALEPLGIDSKDYGALRVLAHREPTSQLQVAQTLGIDRTTMVALLDVLERKGIVTRRPDPADRRKNVVELTEQGLQTYDAAQVAYEKAESGFLAGLSPSASSQLRRTLRTLVVN
- a CDS encoding AfsR/SARP family transcriptional regulator, translating into MVRFTLLGPVRAVTDAGDLTLGSPQQRGLLSLLLLRNTPVPIEDVVDALWGAEPPPSAHSTVRTYAARLRQVLPAAEAELRRSASGYSLVRHRAEVDADEFDLLVRRARVARRSGDMTETAAALRRALDLWAGPALGGVHAEFAAAQRTRLEESYRTAREQWFDAELALGRHEAICADLGAAVAERPMDARLTELWMTALHRSGRTVEALEAFRRLRTRLHQELGIEPGPELQRLHQRLLRGDEVVVPPTGPDEPRSVRPDQTPPDIQDFTGRRAEVDRLRHILTRDGAALAGITGLGGSGKSTLAVHVAHLFAEHFPDGRVHLDLGARTGRPMGVHEALGSLLRTVRPGVSVPDTVAERSALWRTIASGRRMLVVLDDADSSAQVEPLLPACAVIVTATRRLLRLSAVSWLRLGPLSDDESLNLLGEIAGHHRIAVEPDPASELVAACSGHPLSVRVAAARLLDRPMWTVERIVAQLDEDFREPVVMHEDCKIVDEPMRRAEGRLDAVVATVFRLGALLVTPVRGVDDVTAMTGLPRAEAHAALEDLVDADLLQAVGAETYRYSPLVQAFARRRAQQVEGPDRCRAALAGLVGAHRDHRSEASRALV
- a CDS encoding SDR family NAD(P)-dependent oxidoreductase yields the protein MDSLIGKVAVVTGATSGIGVDVARAFVAEGANVVLAGRRRELGEALAGELGPAASFTATDVSDEGAVAALLDLTVERHGRLDVLVNNAGSPSQLGSIEDVDAAAFRAAHEVNLMGALYGIKHATGHLRRQGSGGSIINMASITGTRAVYAGVAYSTSKAALISLSQWAAAELGSYGIRVNCISPGFVTTGRFGKAAGVAEETAQARLSALEAYAREQARSLQALPRPGFGPDVAGAAVYLAGDASAYVTGHDLVVDGGLSLGQPLEAMVRLRDAMAAIYLS